The following coding sequences are from one Malaciobacter pacificus window:
- a CDS encoding IS110 family transposase — translation MYKQFIGIDISKDSFDLTLLENSGEIKLEVKLTMNRDGFDTLVEYLSTYPKEELLIAMEATGIYHLPLLSFLLENSFKCVVINPILIKSFIGSTTLRKTKNDKKDAASIALFSLKSYQSLHLASTNNIENIRPLIRERENLSKDVARLKTEIKANLVQLFPELLKNTNIFTKSILNLLLKAPSRKAIRNLREKTIQRILDDTSGNKVKITAKDILALAKTSIAVSDKYLEKVLTSKIRRLIAIQDELSILDSELENSLEDTDINNDIDIVQSIPGIGAVTSKNFMVEVSSVDKFNSVKQLCAFIGIDPSVRQSGTSINYRGKISKRGNANLRRTIWQMAIGTIRSCEKFKLYFSKKREEGKKFKQAVIAVANKLLKTIFVMLKNKTKFDENLALGVSK, via the coding sequence ATGTATAAACAATTCATAGGAATAGATATTTCTAAAGATAGCTTTGATTTAACACTACTTGAAAATAGTGGTGAAATTAAACTAGAAGTAAAGCTTACAATGAATAGAGATGGATTTGATACTTTAGTAGAGTATTTATCCACATATCCTAAAGAAGAGCTTTTAATAGCAATGGAAGCAACTGGTATTTATCATTTACCACTATTATCTTTTTTATTAGAAAATAGTTTTAAGTGTGTAGTGATTAATCCAATACTCATAAAGAGTTTTATTGGTTCAACTACCCTTAGAAAAACTAAGAATGATAAAAAAGATGCAGCTTCAATTGCTCTATTTAGTTTAAAATCATATCAATCTTTACATCTTGCTAGTACTAATAATATTGAAAATATTAGACCGCTTATCCGTGAAAGAGAAAACCTCTCGAAAGATGTAGCAAGATTAAAAACTGAAATAAAAGCTAATTTAGTGCAATTATTCCCTGAATTGTTAAAGAACACAAATATATTTACAAAGAGCATTTTAAATCTGCTCCTTAAAGCTCCTAGCCGTAAAGCAATTAGGAACTTAAGGGAAAAGACCATCCAACGAATCTTAGATGATACAAGTGGCAATAAAGTTAAAATTACTGCAAAGGATATATTAGCCTTAGCAAAAACTTCTATCGCCGTATCCGATAAATATCTTGAAAAGGTTTTAACTTCTAAAATTAGAAGATTAATAGCTATTCAAGATGAATTATCTATTCTAGATTCTGAGTTGGAAAACTCTTTAGAAGATACTGATATAAACAATGATATTGATATAGTACAATCAATACCAGGAATTGGAGCAGTAACTTCTAAAAACTTTATGGTTGAAGTATCCTCTGTTGATAAGTTTAATTCCGTAAAGCAACTATGTGCTTTTATAGGAATTGACCCATCAGTTAGACAAAGTGGTACTTCAATCAACTATAGGGGCAAAATCTCTAAAAGAGGTAATGCAAACCTTAGAAGAACTATTTGGCAAATGGCAATTGGTACTATTCGTTCTTGTGAAAAATTTAAACTCTATTTCTCTAAAAAACGAGAAGAAGGTAAAAAATTCAAACAAGCTGTTATTGCTGTTGCAAATAAACTTCTAAAAACAATATTTGTAATGTTAAAGAACAAAACCAAATTTGATGAAAATTTAGCTTTAGGTGTTTCCAAATGA